Below is a genomic region from Vibrio mimicus.
CACTAGGCGATGGTCGTATTGATGCGCTTTTTAAAGGGGTGCAATCCATCACGAATAAACCGATCACTACGATTATGTATTCTCACTACCACTTAGATCATTTAGGTGGTGGTAACCAACTGGTTGACTTAATTAAGAAAAATTATCCAAAAGTAGATAAAGTTCGCGTTATTGCTAGCCAAACCGTTGCGGACAAGATCAACCAACACGCCGAAGTAGGCGAAAACGGTGTGAAAACCCCGAAAGTTCCAGAGCCGAATGACATATACGACCTGACGAAGCCTCAAACGGTTCAATTTGGCTCAATGAAAATCAAGATGATGGCACCAGAAGGCTCTGGCCATACACCTGATAACACCATGATTCTGATCCCAAGCGATCGCGTACTGCATTTCGCGGATATGATTAACCCTGATCAACTGCCGTTTTACAATTTCGCGGGAGCAGAACATTTCCACGGTTACGAAGAAGATCTACAAAGCCTTCTGAGCAAACCGCTGAGCAAACAGTGGGACTTTATTAACGGCGGCCATGGCAACATCGGTTCAAAACAGGATGTAAAATATCTGCTTGAGTATATTGCGGACATCAGAACTGAAGTGGGCAAGCAGCTAGAAGTAGCCCCCTACACTCCAGTGTTGAGTGATGGCAACCACTTTGTTTGGTTCAAACGCTGGCAAGATGAGATCACTAACAATGTGCATACCGCACTGGCGAACAAATATGGCCACATGTACGGTTTCGATTCGGGAGCCGTTGAAACTCACGCGGCGATGATTCTCGCAGATATGATTGACCATTAATTCACGAGCCAGTTACGCGAATAACAAAACCCAGCCATTGTTGGCTGGGTTTTGTTTTAGCTACGTACTCCACAATGAGTTTTTTAAGCGCTAAACCTTAAACTGAGATACGAGCTGATTCAGACGGGCAACAGATTTATTCATACTTGCCGTTGTATATAAATTTTCCGTAACGGTACTTTGGCTTGCGGCCACCATACTTTGCATATTGCGGGTATTATCGTTTGCAGAAACGACAATCGCGCGCTGCTCTTCCGCAGCGGTGGCGATGTGCACATTCATCTCACTCAGAGAACGAATAGACTCAAGTATGCGATTGAGAGTTTCACCCACTTCCACAGCATATTCAACGGTACTCGTGCCGCCATGTTTTGAACGAATCATCGCATCGACTGCACCACTCGCGCCTCTTTTCAGGCTTTCCGTCATATTTTTTATTTCATGGGTACAATTTTGTGTGCGGGATGCCAAGGTTCTTACTTCATCAGCAACCACAGCAAACCCACGACCTTGCTCACCGGCTCGCGCCGCTTCAATAGCCGCATTGAGCGCCAGCAAATTGGTTTGTTCCGCAATGGCTTGGATCTCTTCTAACACCGAAGCAATTTTGACCACTTCAGTATTCAGTTGTTCAATGTCACTGGTTGTGGATTCAATATCTTGAGCAAGCCCATTGATCGAATTCACCGCTTTTGTCACCACATTTTTAGCGACTTGCCCTTCCCTATCTGCCTCTTTGGAAGCTTCTGCACATTGATGTACGTTTGCTGCAATACTCGCCGCCGCTTCACTCACTTGGCTGATAGAGTGGACTACCGTTTCGACTTCTTCATTCTGTTTTCCCGCATCTTCACTCAATTCGGATGACAAACGAGAAATGGAGGAGATGGATTCATCCAGTTGAGTCGCTTCATTCGCAATACTGCTCACCATCGCCTGAATTTTAGAAACAAACACATTAAATGCTTTGCCTAGCAATGCAATTTCACGAGCACCGGTTTCATTCACTCTTTGGGTTAAGTCACCATCACCTTTCGCTATATTTTCCAGCCTTTCGGTTAACTCTTGGATTGGACTTAATATTGAGCGAAGCAAAGCGAGGGCGATAATGCCGCCCAATACAATGGTCGCCACCCACATTGTCCCCACCATTTGACCTGCGGTTTGAACAACTTCTTGGCCATGATCATCCGCTGTATCCGAAATGGCATCCGCCGATGCAGCCAGCTTTTCCAGTAACGAATCCGCCTGTTTTACATTCTGTTCGACATCCTCTGTGTATTGATCTGCCGCTTTTGCTTGTTCCAATTGCGCTTGGTAGGTATCAAACATCCGTCCTTTTCCTGTCGCGGCTTGATCCCAATCTGAGAATGCTTTTTTCAAGTCTACCGAGTCTTGCTTGTCTTCGTCTGATTCTGCGAGCTCTTCAAGCACTAATGTGAATGTATTGACCTCTTGGAATAGCTTGCCGAAATTCTTACTAATTTCCGGTAATTTATTCAGGTCCTCTTCAGCGAGGTACTCTCCAGCAGTATCTT
It encodes:
- a CDS encoding VarG family subclass B1-like metallo-beta-lactamase, with protein sequence MKLSTLALAPIAAALLTFNASAKGHDHDNQRAIFFPGETVQDTVKIEVEPSATRSLKLGQKINNLYERQFDNSQATVQKLGKNTYWIGVNYYNATVVVNEDSVLLIDPLGDGRIDALFKGVQSITNKPITTIMYSHYHLDHLGGGNQLVDLIKKNYPKVDKVRVIASQTVADKINQHAEVGENGVKTPKVPEPNDIYDLTKPQTVQFGSMKIKMMAPEGSGHTPDNTMILIPSDRVLHFADMINPDQLPFYNFAGAEHFHGYEEDLQSLLSKPLSKQWDFINGGHGNIGSKQDVKYLLEYIADIRTEVGKQLEVAPYTPVLSDGNHFVWFKRWQDEITNNVHTALANKYGHMYGFDSGAVETHAAMILADMIDH
- a CDS encoding HAMP domain-containing methyl-accepting chemotaxis protein codes for the protein MLRSIKSRLITGIIALLLLLSGIAATGFHFTSVLGESIVSLSNDITPTIEHTDDMAASLWEQAKVANEIMASENLDELPKLREQIPELAKVFNESNLALKALLDANEHPTQQQALDTNMALSKNFDLMYASHLAELQEKQKGIQLLNDFDAKGALIITALEEFIQENQEEVANAIKRRSQLIQQGNATFEEINGIIDDMFNHDYPVVVAGLELQRIVMEIQDTAGEYLAEEDLNKLPEISKNFGKLFQEVNTFTLVLEELAESDEDKQDSVDLKKAFSDWDQAATGKGRMFDTYQAQLEQAKAADQYTEDVEQNVKQADSLLEKLAASADAISDTADDHGQEVVQTAGQMVGTMWVATIVLGGIIALALLRSILSPIQELTERLENIAKGDGDLTQRVNETGAREIALLGKAFNVFVSKIQAMVSSIANEATQLDESISSISRLSSELSEDAGKQNEEVETVVHSISQVSEAAASIAANVHQCAEASKEADREGQVAKNVVTKAVNSINGLAQDIESTTSDIEQLNTEVVKIASVLEEIQAIAEQTNLLALNAAIEAARAGEQGRGFAVVADEVRTLASRTQNCTHEIKNMTESLKRGASGAVDAMIRSKHGGTSTVEYAVEVGETLNRILESIRSLSEMNVHIATAAEEQRAIVVSANDNTRNMQSMVAASQSTVTENLYTTASMNKSVARLNQLVSQFKV